A stretch of the Sulfurospirillum sp. UCH001 genome encodes the following:
- a CDS encoding CHAD domain-containing protein: protein MSPKMHKLDRHSVKSLLKHTLLKTIENIATYLSDFLETKEPESLHQYRVSVRMARSVCLEFSEFMEEKRKFTLEKILKSLQKETNEMRDIDVFLECIEAYKTRVEPSCLYELESLEAKLMLEKKEAYASFEKRYTHAFKDELIAKLQAIQNDEKLCLPKSEEKLYKYIKEILTKRLKKIAKASKKLHLDAPNERFHKLRLHYKKLRYNADAVELTQFSKSFKPLQNAFGKVQDKNTQIERIKRYNTSHSSCLKSIIGLLEQELIADKQACIEKSSKENIVKMHEHLDTIFP from the coding sequence ATGTCTCCTAAAATGCACAAATTGGATCGCCACAGTGTCAAGTCTTTGCTCAAACATACGCTCTTAAAAACGATAGAAAATATTGCAACCTATTTGAGTGATTTTTTAGAGACCAAAGAGCCTGAAAGTTTGCACCAGTACCGTGTGAGTGTGCGTATGGCACGTTCCGTTTGCTTGGAATTTAGCGAATTTATGGAAGAAAAACGCAAATTTACACTAGAGAAAATTCTCAAATCTTTGCAAAAAGAGACGAATGAAATGCGTGACATCGACGTCTTTTTAGAGTGTATTGAAGCGTATAAAACACGTGTCGAGCCATCGTGTCTATATGAGCTTGAAAGTTTAGAAGCAAAACTGATGTTAGAAAAAAAAGAAGCCTACGCCTCTTTTGAGAAGAGATACACCCATGCATTTAAAGATGAACTCATAGCAAAGTTGCAGGCTATACAAAATGATGAAAAACTCTGTTTACCGAAATCAGAAGAAAAACTCTACAAATACATCAAAGAAATCCTTACAAAACGCCTTAAAAAGATAGCAAAAGCCTCAAAAAAATTACATCTTGATGCCCCAAATGAGCGCTTTCACAAGCTTCGACTTCACTATAAAAAACTGCGCTACAATGCGGACGCCGTTGAACTTACGCAATTTTCAAAGAGCTTCAAACCGTTGCAGAATGCTTTTGGAAAAGTACAAGATAAAAATACCCAAATTGAGCGCATTAAACGCTACAATACGTCTCATAGCAGCTGTTTAAAGAGCATTATCGGGCTTTTAGAACAAGAACTGATAGCCGATAAACAAGCCTGCATCGAAAAATCGAGCAAAGAGAACATCGTTAAAATGCATGAGCATTTAGACACAATATTTCCATAA
- a CDS encoding YgjP-like metallopeptidase domain-containing protein: protein MPNLEYIAHYPEHLKEQIRHLIKTEKLGAYLLAKYPTTHSITSDKALYAYVMELRAEFLRKSEPITKVLYDGKISDINDALGLHRVTIKNHGGRLRSKSEIRVASVFKNTPEPFLKMICVHELAHLKEKEHNKAFYALCEKMESSYHQLEFDVRIYMTHLDLFGKLY from the coding sequence GTGCCAAATTTAGAATACATCGCCCATTACCCAGAACACCTCAAAGAACAAATACGCCATCTCATTAAAACCGAAAAACTAGGCGCATACCTGCTGGCAAAGTACCCCACCACACATAGCATTACCAGTGATAAGGCATTGTATGCGTATGTCATGGAGCTAAGAGCAGAGTTCTTGCGAAAAAGTGAACCCATCACCAAAGTGCTTTACGATGGCAAGATTAGTGACATCAATGACGCACTAGGCTTGCATAGAGTGACCATCAAAAACCATGGAGGTCGCCTGCGAAGCAAAAGCGAAATCCGTGTAGCATCGGTCTTTAAAAATACGCCAGAGCCTTTTTTAAAGATGATTTGTGTGCATGAACTCGCTCACCTCAAAGAGAAAGAGCACAACAAAGCGTTTTATGCCTTGTGCGAAAAGATGGAGTCAAGCTACCATCAGTTAGAGTTTGATGTAAGGATATACATGACACATTTGGATCTGTTTGGGAAGTTGTATTAA
- a CDS encoding PhzF family phenazine biosynthesis protein: MKLSQFPIYIIDAFTKELFKGNQAAVVPLDSWLPEGVMQNIASENNLSETAFFVRNDVGVYEIRWFSPLKEIDFCGHATLASAYVIFTHLGEKGTITFWAKAVGSIEVNERDNERIEMRFPNREPEVLSEVPEALKNGLSIKPLEYHKNQQAYFAVYASEEDVKNVVPDLEKLKTLAPLDVVVTAPSRAYDFASRYFWPANGGVEDPVTGSIHAGLAPFWAKRLGKNELIALQASARSGVLYCRVSEGYIFISGMCKEYLEGNITLTY; the protein is encoded by the coding sequence ATGAAACTCTCTCAATTTCCCATCTACATCATCGATGCGTTTACCAAAGAACTGTTCAAAGGCAACCAAGCTGCTGTTGTACCCTTAGATAGTTGGCTACCTGAAGGCGTGATGCAAAACATTGCTTCTGAAAACAACCTCTCGGAAACAGCCTTTTTTGTACGAAATGATGTAGGAGTTTATGAGATACGCTGGTTCTCTCCACTGAAAGAGATCGACTTTTGTGGGCATGCAACACTTGCAAGTGCCTATGTCATTTTTACTCATCTTGGTGAAAAAGGTACTATCACATTTTGGGCAAAAGCAGTAGGAAGCATAGAGGTCAATGAACGTGATAATGAACGCATAGAAATGCGCTTTCCAAACCGTGAACCTGAAGTTCTCAGTGAAGTACCAGAAGCCCTAAAAAATGGGCTTTCTATAAAGCCGTTGGAATATCATAAAAACCAACAAGCATACTTTGCGGTCTATGCAAGTGAAGAAGATGTCAAAAACGTTGTGCCTGATCTAGAAAAACTAAAAACATTAGCCCCTCTTGATGTGGTCGTAACGGCTCCAAGTAGGGCATATGACTTTGCCTCACGTTATTTTTGGCCTGCCAATGGTGGTGTGGAAGACCCTGTAACAGGTTCTATCCATGCAGGACTCGCACCATTTTGGGCAAAACGCTTAGGAAAAAATGAGCTTATAGCACTGCAAGCTTCTGCTCGTTCAGGAGTGCTTTATTGTCGTGTGAGTGAAGGGTATATCTTTATCTCAGGAATGTGCAAAGAGTATTTAGAAGGCAATATAACACTTACGTATTAG
- a CDS encoding DMT family transporter — MSGTLKAHFMVLLATLLVAGSFIVSKKLAGVIHPISLNLLRFSIASLVLAPFILLNAIKRAKIVTVLPRTLIISFFYALYFIIFFKALEYTSALSTGTLYTLVPLLTGILCIFFFKEPISKKQFVIYICGIIGTLIVVFKGNLERFLSFSLCYGDIIFLGAILCMALYSISTKFFHRKDDDMGVLVFMTLVGGTLWMGSTLMLFHIPLEWEHLNTTHLNYLLYLAIITTFFTVYLYQKATVVIGPKKVMAYVYLSPASIALLLYLFEGVTLSIAVCVGIAISAVATFLLLK; from the coding sequence ATGTCGGGCACACTCAAGGCTCATTTTATGGTACTACTTGCTACACTCTTGGTTGCGGGCTCTTTTATCGTCTCCAAAAAACTTGCAGGGGTGATTCATCCTATTTCACTCAATTTACTTCGCTTCTCCATTGCTTCTTTAGTGTTAGCCCCCTTTATACTTTTAAATGCAATCAAGCGTGCAAAAATTGTCACAGTGCTTCCAAGAACACTGATTATCAGCTTTTTTTATGCACTCTACTTTATCATTTTTTTTAAAGCGCTTGAGTACACATCTGCGCTCAGTACAGGGACACTTTACACTCTCGTTCCACTTCTTACAGGTATATTATGTATCTTCTTTTTTAAAGAACCCATCAGTAAAAAACAGTTCGTGATTTATATTTGTGGCATCATTGGTACACTGATCGTTGTCTTTAAAGGCAATCTTGAGCGCTTTTTGAGTTTTTCGCTCTGTTATGGCGATATTATCTTTTTAGGAGCAATTCTCTGTATGGCGCTTTACTCCATTAGTACCAAATTTTTTCATCGTAAAGATGACGACATGGGTGTACTTGTGTTTATGACACTTGTTGGAGGAACACTGTGGATGGGAAGTACGTTAATGCTTTTTCATATTCCACTCGAGTGGGAACATCTCAACACTACGCATCTTAATTATTTGCTCTATCTGGCGATTATCACTACGTTTTTTACCGTTTATTTGTATCAAAAAGCAACCGTTGTAATAGGTCCTAAAAAAGTGATGGCGTATGTTTATCTTAGTCCTGCAAGCATTGCATTACTGTTGTATCTTTTTGAGGGTGTTACACTTTCTATTGCTGTATGTGTGGGCATTGCGATCTCTGCTGTTGCGACATTTTTACTACTCAAATAA
- a CDS encoding multidrug resistance efflux transporter family protein, translating into MVALIALGLLSALFFSSTFVLNRLMSLEGGHWVWSASLRYVFMVLFLLIVIRLFQGKKPLQALLKLFWEHWLFWMVAGSIGFGCFYALLCYSADYAPAWVVAATWQLTIIASLFVLMLFGRVFPKRIWVFSTIIVIGVGLINTSHITTFHFIEFVKGAFPVLIAAFCYPFGNQLVWESKHGHAHFPKIDSPLLENAFNKVFLLSLGSLPFWLVLVLLISPSMPSFGQVFNTSLVALLSGLVATTLFLLARHRAHKSSELAAVDATQASEVIFALLGEMLFLGATLPNAQAWIGMSLVFVGLGFFIYFQEKKSVVHD; encoded by the coding sequence ATGGTAGCGCTAATCGCTCTTGGTTTACTCTCAGCTCTTTTTTTCAGCTCAACCTTTGTGCTCAATCGTCTTATGAGTCTCGAAGGTGGTCATTGGGTTTGGTCGGCATCGCTTCGTTATGTTTTTATGGTTTTGTTTTTACTTATCGTCATTCGCCTTTTTCAGGGCAAAAAACCGCTTCAAGCTCTTTTGAAACTTTTTTGGGAACATTGGCTCTTTTGGATGGTTGCAGGAAGCATTGGTTTTGGTTGTTTTTACGCATTGCTTTGTTATAGCGCTGATTATGCTCCTGCATGGGTTGTTGCGGCTACATGGCAACTCACTATCATCGCTTCACTCTTTGTTTTAATGCTCTTTGGAAGAGTGTTTCCTAAACGCATTTGGGTCTTTTCGACCATCATCGTTATAGGTGTAGGACTCATTAATACATCGCATATTACGACATTTCATTTTATAGAGTTTGTTAAGGGTGCATTTCCTGTTCTCATCGCAGCGTTTTGTTATCCTTTTGGAAATCAATTGGTATGGGAGTCCAAACATGGACATGCACATTTTCCCAAAATCGACTCACCTTTGTTGGAAAATGCTTTCAATAAAGTGTTTCTACTTTCGTTAGGTTCTTTACCATTTTGGCTTGTGCTGGTTTTACTCATAAGCCCTTCAATGCCTTCATTTGGGCAAGTCTTTAATACCTCTTTGGTTGCCTTGCTCTCAGGTCTTGTTGCAACCACACTTTTTTTACTCGCACGTCATAGAGCGCACAAGTCCAGTGAACTTGCCGCAGTCGATGCGACACAAGCGAGTGAAGTTATCTTCGCTCTGCTTGGAGAGATGCTCTTCTTAGGTGCTACACTCCCTAATGCACAAGCATGGATAGGTATGAGTTTGGTTTTTGTAGGGCTTGGATTTTTTATCTATTTTCAAGAAAAAAAGAGTGTTGTTCACGATTGA
- a CDS encoding GGDEF domain-containing protein has translation MTALLTKLQYIVDLVVAQSPSKNKDELARLNHYVWAAIMILPLSMGLCIYNSYNHEFVIAGAITFFSFYLLGTLLLIPKIDKIYPLYHIANFILLSLLVYIIYADTEQSRILWAYCYPIGIIFLLGNRIGFIWSCLFLLMIIGLFLFVPKIHALYHTPFQVRFCISYMIVTMISIWIEYHRSRFEEESTQTHEALCFEQILLKEEIDRRKVLECELQYLAQTDPLTKLYNRGHFLNEAEKELQRSLRYGKSLCLAVLDIDHFKHINDTFGHPAGDAVLQAIADYFKQSLRGTDIVGRLGGEEFAFLLLHITKEQAKVKLEELCKELSAFPVTLPNGKTLSFTVSIGYAMSGIEIKRFDELYIQADEKLYEAKAAGRNCVR, from the coding sequence ATGACAGCCCTCCTCACAAAACTTCAGTATATTGTAGATCTTGTTGTTGCGCAGTCTCCCTCAAAAAATAAAGACGAACTTGCAAGGCTTAACCATTACGTGTGGGCTGCAATCATGATTTTACCGCTTTCAATGGGACTTTGTATTTATAATAGTTACAACCACGAATTCGTCATTGCTGGTGCTATTACATTTTTCTCATTTTATTTATTGGGCACACTTCTTTTAATTCCCAAAATAGATAAAATCTATCCTCTCTATCATATCGCTAATTTTATTCTTCTTTCTTTATTGGTTTATATTATATATGCAGATACAGAGCAATCACGTATTTTATGGGCGTATTGCTATCCAATAGGCATTATCTTTTTACTGGGAAACCGTATAGGTTTTATATGGAGTTGTTTATTTTTACTGATGATTATTGGACTTTTTCTCTTTGTTCCTAAAATCCATGCACTCTATCATACGCCCTTTCAAGTACGCTTTTGTATCTCTTATATGATTGTAACCATGATTAGCATTTGGATTGAGTACCATCGTTCTCGTTTCGAAGAAGAATCAACACAAACACATGAAGCGCTCTGTTTTGAGCAAATCCTTCTCAAAGAAGAGATAGACAGACGAAAAGTACTAGAATGTGAGTTACAATACCTCGCACAAACAGATCCTCTTACTAAACTCTATAATCGAGGACATTTTTTAAACGAAGCAGAAAAAGAGCTTCAACGTTCTTTACGCTATGGCAAATCTTTGTGTTTGGCTGTTCTTGACATTGACCATTTTAAACATATTAACGACACATTTGGACACCCAGCAGGAGATGCTGTTCTTCAAGCGATTGCTGACTACTTTAAGCAGAGTTTGCGAGGAACTGACATTGTAGGGCGTTTGGGTGGTGAAGAGTTTGCCTTTTTACTTTTACATATTACAAAAGAACAAGCAAAAGTAAAACTAGAAGAACTATGCAAAGAACTCAGCGCATTTCCTGTTACACTCCCCAATGGTAAAACACTCAGTTTTACAGTAAGCATTGGGTATGCGATGAGTGGTATAGAGATTAAGCGATTTGATGAGCTTTACATCCAAGCGGATGAAAAGCTCTATGAGGCAAAAGCGGCAGGGCGTAACTGCGTACGTTAA
- a CDS encoding PLP-dependent aminotransferase family protein has protein sequence MYVLDKDINEPLYIQLYNAIKKEITHHLKAGAKLPSVRKIALEYKISKNTVELAYKQLYAEGYIESIPKSGYFVADTLLESHHDSTIMQKAHDETKSTLRYDFFPARLTNDAFPLKLWKRLFIKAMEAQLDFGAYGDRQGEQGLRDEIAKYLIKSRGVVCDASQIVVCGGFTDSMNLIATLFVKELHEIAIEYPGYPVAGKIFGDYGYALLPIDVNHNGLEIDKLEATDAKLVYITPSHQYPTGVTMPIANRIKLLNWAKRTGGMIIEDDYDSELRYQNRPIPSLQGLDNDDRVIYIGTFSKSLAPALRVSYLVLPHRSIERYKTICQTHHLRCCVSLSTQKTLELFMKEGHWERHLRKIRTLNRKKHDLMKETLKTVFKDMIEIISEGGGLAIIIRPTIDINLQKLRANALKEGVKIYLGSDDYGEAWEALRMGFGGLQEREIIDAIKLLKKIWLKTLDE, from the coding sequence ATGTATGTTTTAGATAAAGATATAAATGAGCCTCTTTACATACAGCTTTATAATGCCATCAAAAAAGAGATCACACATCATTTAAAAGCTGGTGCAAAACTCCCTTCTGTTCGTAAAATTGCACTAGAGTATAAAATCAGTAAAAACACTGTTGAATTAGCCTATAAACAGCTTTATGCGGAAGGTTACATCGAGAGTATTCCTAAAAGTGGTTACTTTGTTGCCGACACGCTTTTAGAATCCCATCATGATTCTACCATTATGCAAAAAGCACACGATGAGACAAAATCAACACTACGCTATGATTTTTTTCCTGCACGATTAACCAATGATGCATTCCCCTTAAAACTCTGGAAACGTCTTTTCATCAAAGCGATGGAAGCACAACTCGATTTTGGCGCATATGGCGATAGACAAGGAGAACAAGGACTACGAGATGAAATCGCGAAGTACCTTATCAAATCACGTGGCGTAGTGTGTGATGCTTCGCAAATTGTGGTATGCGGAGGTTTTACTGACTCTATGAACCTCATCGCCACACTTTTTGTAAAAGAGCTCCATGAAATTGCCATCGAGTATCCTGGTTATCCTGTTGCAGGTAAAATTTTTGGCGATTATGGTTATGCGTTGTTACCTATTGATGTCAATCACAATGGACTAGAGATCGATAAGCTTGAGGCAACCGATGCAAAGTTGGTATATATTACGCCATCCCATCAGTATCCAACGGGAGTGACTATGCCCATTGCCAACCGCATCAAACTTCTCAATTGGGCAAAGCGCACTGGTGGCATGATTATTGAAGATGATTATGACAGTGAGCTCAGGTACCAAAATCGTCCCATCCCTTCTCTTCAAGGACTTGACAATGATGACCGTGTCATCTACATCGGAACATTTTCCAAATCTCTCGCCCCTGCTCTTCGCGTCAGTTATCTTGTGCTACCTCATCGTTCTATAGAGCGATATAAGACCATCTGTCAAACGCATCATCTGAGATGCTGTGTATCTCTTTCCACACAAAAAACATTAGAACTTTTCATGAAAGAGGGACATTGGGAACGTCATTTACGTAAAATTCGTACACTCAATCGTAAAAAACATGACCTTATGAAAGAGACTCTCAAAACTGTATTTAAAGACATGATAGAGATCATCAGCGAAGGCGGGGGACTTGCCATTATCATACGACCAACCATCGACATTAATCTTCAAAAATTAAGAGCAAATGCCCTTAAAGAAGGTGTGAAAATTTATCTAGGAAGCGATGACTATGGTGAGGCATGGGAAGCTCTTAGAATGGGTTTTGGAGGCTTGCAAGAACGTGAAATAATTGATGCCATCAAACTTTTAAAAAAGATCTGGCTAAAAACACTTGATGAATAA
- a CDS encoding FMN-binding protein, which produces MISETLKRVMQKEGVVAIVAQGKEFPHVVNTWHSYVKVGNDSFIVPVGGMQGMEEALHHDDRVLVTVGSKEVEGLHGMGTGFLLSGHAKMVFDGDAYDVAKESYPWARAIMKITILSATQTV; this is translated from the coding sequence ATGATCTCAGAAACACTCAAACGTGTCATGCAAAAAGAAGGCGTTGTTGCCATCGTCGCTCAAGGGAAAGAGTTCCCTCATGTTGTCAATACATGGCACTCGTACGTAAAAGTAGGTAATGACAGTTTTATCGTTCCTGTGGGTGGAATGCAAGGTATGGAAGAAGCGTTACACCATGATGACAGAGTTTTAGTAACCGTTGGTAGTAAAGAAGTAGAAGGCTTGCATGGTATGGGAACAGGGTTTTTACTGAGCGGTCATGCCAAAATGGTCTTCGATGGTGATGCGTATGATGTTGCGAAAGAGAGTTACCCTTGGGCACGGGCTATCATGAAGATTACAATTTTGAGTGCTACGCAAACTGTATAG
- a CDS encoding pyridoxamine 5'-phosphate oxidase family protein, which yields MRRAEFEINDKALVEELFVTCEHGTLCLVDEDEPYAVPLNFVWHDETICFHGSKEGRKMEVIAKNPKASFSVVKPLSVLPSYFSNTRSACPASQLYMSVHVIGRIEIVNDVAKKADVLNALMQKLQPEGGYEPLEASHPMYKKALENIGICRLHPTSLSCKLKAGQNLNEERKALLIEKLSERGTPLDLLSVRWIQQMSKSV from the coding sequence ATGAGAAGAGCAGAATTTGAAATCAATGACAAAGCCCTTGTAGAAGAGTTATTTGTGACATGCGAACATGGAACGCTGTGTCTTGTTGATGAAGATGAACCTTACGCTGTTCCGCTGAATTTTGTTTGGCATGATGAAACGATCTGCTTTCATGGTTCAAAAGAAGGGCGTAAAATGGAGGTAATCGCTAAAAATCCAAAAGCGAGTTTTAGTGTCGTCAAACCACTCTCTGTGTTGCCATCGTATTTTAGCAACACACGCTCCGCTTGTCCTGCCTCACAACTTTATATGTCTGTGCATGTTATAGGGCGTATTGAAATCGTAAATGATGTGGCTAAAAAAGCAGACGTACTGAATGCCCTCATGCAAAAACTACAACCAGAAGGTGGGTATGAGCCTCTTGAAGCATCCCATCCTATGTATAAAAAAGCCTTAGAGAACATAGGCATATGTAGGCTTCATCCAACATCACTCTCGTGTAAGCTCAAAGCAGGACAGAATCTCAATGAAGAACGTAAAGCTTTATTGATTGAAAAATTGAGTGAGAGAGGAACTCCACTGGATCTTTTAAGTGTAAGATGGATTCAACAAATGAGTAAAAGCGTCTAA
- the dat gene encoding D-amino-acid transaminase — protein MSSIVFLNGDFCKEEDAKVSIFDRGYLFGDGIYEVVPVINGKVIDKEPFYERFNASLSKISLKAPYCKAEIETILDTLIAKNEVVEGGIYMQVTRGVAPREFYFPENTPTTFMAFTFKKEIIKNPLAEKGVKVVSCADIRWKRRDIKSISLLGQVLAKEEVHQKGAYEGWMVEDGFVTEGTSSAAFIVKDGVIITRPLSNAILPSIRRKLLMEYTKENNIKVEERLFTIEEALNADEAFMASATIFVLPIIEIDGKPIGSGKPGPMVKKLREMYVEAALKEANA, from the coding sequence ATGAGCAGTATTGTTTTTTTAAATGGAGATTTTTGTAAAGAGGAAGATGCCAAAGTATCGATTTTCGATCGTGGTTATCTTTTTGGTGATGGCATCTACGAAGTTGTACCTGTTATTAATGGAAAAGTAATTGATAAAGAGCCTTTTTATGAGCGTTTCAATGCAAGCCTAAGCAAGATCAGTCTTAAAGCACCTTATTGTAAAGCTGAGATTGAAACGATCTTAGATACATTGATCGCTAAAAATGAGGTTGTCGAAGGCGGCATTTATATGCAAGTCACACGCGGTGTTGCACCACGTGAATTCTACTTCCCTGAAAATACACCAACCACATTTATGGCATTTACCTTTAAAAAAGAGATCATCAAAAATCCTCTTGCAGAAAAAGGTGTAAAAGTTGTCAGTTGTGCAGACATTCGATGGAAACGTAGAGACATCAAGTCTATCTCTTTACTTGGTCAAGTTTTAGCGAAAGAGGAAGTACACCAAAAAGGTGCATATGAAGGCTGGATGGTTGAAGATGGTTTTGTCACAGAAGGAACATCTTCAGCAGCGTTTATCGTTAAAGATGGTGTCATCATTACTCGCCCTCTTTCAAATGCTATCTTACCAAGTATCCGTAGAAAACTTCTCATGGAATACACAAAAGAAAATAACATCAAAGTTGAAGAGCGTTTATTTACGATCGAAGAAGCGTTAAATGCAGACGAAGCGTTTATGGCAAGTGCGACTATTTTTGTTTTACCTATCATCGAGATTGATGGCAAACCTATCGGTAGTGGAAAACCTGGTCCTATGGTGAAGAAACTTCGTGAAATGTATGTTGAAGCAGCCCTAAAAGAGGCAAATGCTTAA
- a CDS encoding sensor domain-containing diguanylate cyclase, which produces MKKTYVHHNANDADFTLNNILDISNQGFWDWNVATGHVYRSIGWFHMLGYDYDSCKNDVFTWEDIIHEDDYPHVMAHFEAYVTGKSDVYQIMYRCRKCDGSYLWIEDSGKIVQRKEDGSALRMIGAHTNIHEAKLLRDSLIEKNKLLANDNAQLEILVKERTKELNQINEQLNLQIEEAHYNASHDVLTTLLNRREFERILDKEIDRARRYMYPLSIVLMDIDNFKMINDQYGHKKGDQALMDISAFVKSMIRSSDVLARWGGEEFMMILPESNLTTTVEKVESIRKAIAQNLFAENLNMTCSFGVTTYHNEDTKDSIFLRCDQLLYMAKNANKNNIQFQ; this is translated from the coding sequence ATGAAAAAAACATATGTTCATCACAATGCAAATGATGCTGATTTTACATTAAATAATATTCTGGATATTTCAAATCAAGGCTTTTGGGATTGGAATGTCGCAACAGGGCATGTTTATCGTAGTATTGGTTGGTTTCATATGTTGGGGTATGACTATGATTCATGCAAAAATGATGTTTTTACATGGGAAGATATCATTCATGAAGATGACTATCCTCATGTTATGGCTCATTTTGAAGCATATGTTACGGGTAAAAGTGACGTGTACCAAATAATGTATCGATGCCGAAAATGCGATGGTTCGTATTTGTGGATTGAAGATAGCGGAAAAATTGTGCAAAGAAAAGAGGATGGTAGTGCCCTTCGAATGATTGGTGCGCATACAAACATCCATGAAGCTAAACTTTTAAGAGATAGTTTGATTGAAAAAAATAAACTTTTAGCCAATGATAATGCTCAACTTGAAATACTCGTTAAAGAGCGAACAAAAGAGCTCAATCAAATCAATGAACAACTCAATTTACAGATAGAAGAAGCTCATTACAATGCCTCTCATGATGTTCTAACGACTTTATTGAATAGACGCGAATTTGAACGAATACTGGATAAAGAGATAGATCGGGCTAGGCGGTATATGTACCCGCTGAGTATCGTTTTAATGGATATTGATAACTTTAAAATGATTAATGATCAATATGGTCACAAAAAAGGTGATCAAGCATTGATGGATATTAGCGCTTTTGTAAAAAGTATGATTCGAAGTAGCGATGTGTTGGCAAGATGGGGTGGCGAAGAGTTTATGATGATTTTACCCGAAAGTAATCTTACAACAACCGTAGAAAAAGTAGAATCGATTCGAAAAGCGATTGCTCAAAATCTCTTTGCCGAAAATTTAAACATGACATGTAGTTTTGGAGTGACCACTTATCACAATGAAGATACTAAAGATAGCATCTTTTTACGATGTGATCAATTGCTCTATATGGCGAAAAACGCAAATAAAAATAACATACAATTTCAATAA
- the nifH gene encoding nitrogenase iron protein, with translation MSELRQIAFYGKGGIGKSTTSQNTLAAMAHYFGKKILIVGCDPKADSTRLILHEKAQCTIMQLASEVGTVEDLELEDVCKPGAAEFHPDDTTITEGYIMCTESGGPEPGVGCAGRGVITAINFLEEEGAYDEDLDFVSYDVLGDVVCGGFAMPIREGKAQEIYIVMSGEMMAMYAANNISKGILKYANTGGVRLAGLICNARMTDREYDLAKHLAEQIGTQMIHFVPRSNHVQRAELRRMTVVEFAEKSDQAFEYRELARKIIANDLKVIPKPLEMDDLEALLMEFGLEEEVEADAIGKKATA, from the coding sequence ATGTCTGAGCTTCGACAGATTGCTTTTTATGGCAAAGGCGGAATTGGTAAATCTACCACTTCACAAAATACACTAGCGGCTATGGCGCACTACTTCGGTAAAAAAATTCTTATCGTTGGTTGTGACCCTAAAGCAGACTCAACACGTCTTATCTTACACGAAAAAGCACAATGTACTATTATGCAATTAGCTTCTGAAGTAGGTACAGTTGAAGACTTAGAGCTTGAAGATGTATGTAAACCAGGTGCGGCTGAGTTTCACCCAGATGATACAACCATCACAGAGGGTTACATCATGTGTACAGAGAGTGGTGGACCAGAGCCAGGAGTTGGTTGTGCAGGTCGTGGTGTTATCACAGCGATTAACTTCCTTGAAGAAGAGGGTGCATACGATGAAGATCTAGATTTTGTCTCTTACGATGTTCTTGGCGACGTTGTTTGTGGTGGATTTGCGATGCCAATTCGTGAAGGTAAAGCACAAGAGATTTACATCGTTATGTCAGGTGAAATGATGGCAATGTACGCGGCTAACAACATCTCTAAAGGTATTTTGAAGTATGCAAACACTGGTGGTGTAAGACTTGCTGGTCTTATCTGTAACGCTCGTATGACAGACCGTGAGTATGACCTTGCTAAACACTTAGCAGAACAAATCGGCACACAAATGATTCACTTCGTACCAAGAAGTAACCACGTACAACGTGCAGAGCTTCGCCGTATGACCGTTGTCGAGTTTGCAGAAAAATCTGACCAAGCGTTTGAGTACAGAGAGCTTGCAAGAAAAATCATTGCAAACGACCTTAAAGTGATCCCAAAACCACTAGAGATGGATGACCTTGAGGCGCTCTTGATGGAATTTGGTTTAGAAGAAGAAGTCGAAGCAGACGCTATCGGCAAAAAAGCAACCGCTTAA